The following are from one region of the Actinoplanes sp. L3-i22 genome:
- a CDS encoding FxsB family cyclophane-forming radical SAM/SPASM peptide maturase: MAGLLAGGWRPTPIHEVIVKVHQRCNLACSYCYVYEHADQSWRGRPAVMPSEVFDATAERLGRHVRDHGLRQVRVVLHGGEPMLLGASRIGQLAERMRAAMPGDCEVRVGLQTNGVLLTEPALRELRRHDVTVAVSVDGAAADHDRFRVTRRGRGTFAAVSRALALLAKAEFRAGFGGLLCTVSPDTDPSACYRTLRDFEPPAIDFLLPHANWGVPPEQSGHGRWLTAAFDAWYDDPDPVPVRLFESVVDLVLGGASRSEQVGLSPAALLVVESDGAIEQIDALKSAYPGACATGLDVSRDEFDAALAHPGVVARQIGAAALGAECSTCPVRNICGGGHYAHRYRPGAGFRNPSVYCADLRMFIDHARDRVVADTRALAGMVTA, translated from the coding sequence ATGGCGGGTCTGCTCGCCGGAGGCTGGCGGCCGACACCGATCCATGAGGTCATCGTCAAAGTGCACCAAAGGTGCAATCTGGCATGTTCGTACTGTTACGTGTATGAACATGCCGATCAGTCCTGGCGTGGCCGGCCGGCCGTGATGCCGTCCGAGGTGTTCGACGCGACTGCGGAGCGCCTCGGTCGTCATGTGCGTGACCACGGTCTGCGGCAGGTGCGGGTGGTGCTGCACGGCGGTGAGCCGATGCTGCTGGGCGCGAGCAGGATCGGGCAACTCGCCGAGCGGATGCGGGCCGCGATGCCCGGGGACTGCGAGGTGCGGGTCGGCCTTCAGACCAACGGAGTCCTGCTGACCGAGCCGGCTCTGCGCGAGTTGCGCCGGCACGATGTCACCGTGGCGGTCAGCGTCGACGGGGCGGCGGCCGACCACGACAGGTTCCGGGTCACCCGACGTGGCCGCGGCACCTTCGCCGCGGTCAGCCGGGCGCTGGCGCTGCTGGCCAAGGCCGAGTTCCGCGCGGGGTTCGGCGGCCTGCTCTGCACCGTGTCACCCGATACCGACCCGTCCGCCTGCTACCGCACGCTGCGAGACTTCGAGCCGCCGGCCATCGACTTCCTGCTACCCCATGCCAACTGGGGGGTGCCGCCCGAGCAGTCCGGTCACGGCCGCTGGCTGACGGCCGCGTTCGACGCCTGGTACGACGATCCCGATCCGGTCCCGGTTCGGCTGTTCGAGAGCGTCGTCGATCTGGTCCTGGGTGGCGCGTCCCGCTCCGAGCAGGTCGGGTTGAGCCCCGCGGCCCTGCTCGTCGTGGAATCGGACGGCGCGATCGAGCAGATCGACGCACTGAAGTCGGCCTACCCGGGCGCGTGTGCGACGGGCCTTGACGTGAGCCGGGACGAGTTCGACGCGGCTCTGGCACACCCGGGAGTGGTGGCCCGGCAGATCGGGGCCGCCGCGCTCGGTGCCGAATGCTCGACGTGCCCGGTCCGGAACATCTGCGGCGGCGGCCACTACGCACATCGGTACCGCCCGGGCGCCGGATTCCGGAATCCGTCGGTGTACTGCGCCGACCTGCGCATGTTCATCGACCACGCCCGGGATCGGGTCGTCGCCGATACCCGTGCCCTCGCCGGGATGGTGACCGCATGA